Proteins encoded within one genomic window of Akkermansiaceae bacterium:
- a CDS encoding pseudouridine synthase: protein MLIAFNKPYGVLCQFTPDQPGQRTLADFGFPKGVYPIGRLDLDSEGLLLLGDEPGFNHRFLDPSAAHPRTYQVQVEGMPGDDAVKRLAAGGIVIQGHRTRPCRARLLEAEPDFPPRDPPVRFRKAIPTSWMELTLTEGKNRQVRRMTAAVGFPTLRLVRVAIGKLPLGDTAPGVWRVLDATEAALAQGRG, encoded by the coding sequence ATGCTGATCGCGTTCAACAAGCCGTATGGCGTGCTCTGCCAGTTCACGCCGGACCAGCCGGGCCAGCGCACGCTGGCGGACTTCGGGTTTCCGAAAGGGGTGTATCCCATCGGGCGGCTGGATCTGGATTCCGAGGGGCTGCTGCTGCTGGGGGATGAACCGGGCTTCAACCACCGCTTCCTCGATCCTTCGGCGGCGCACCCGCGCACCTACCAGGTGCAGGTGGAGGGCATGCCCGGCGATGATGCCGTGAAACGGCTGGCGGCCGGGGGCATCGTTATCCAGGGCCACCGGACCCGGCCCTGCCGCGCGCGGCTCCTGGAGGCGGAGCCGGACTTTCCTCCGCGGGATCCTCCCGTCAGGTTCAGAAAGGCCATCCCCACTTCCTGGATGGAACTCACCCTCACCGAGGGCAAGAACCGCCAGGTCCGGCGGATGACGGCGGCGGTGGGATTCCCCACCCTGCGGCTGGTGCGTGTGGCGATCGGCAAGCTGCCGCTGGGCGATACCGCACCGGGAGTGTGGCGCGTGCTGGATGCCACGGAGGCGGCGCTGGCCCAAGGCCGCGGCTGA
- a CDS encoding DMT family protein: MIGLKTIVLLTISNIFMTFAWYAHLRDLKDKPWWIAAFLSWGVALFEYLFQVPANRIGHQAFSVAQLKIMQEVITLTVFVPFAIFFMKEKITWNYLGAAACMAGAVFFIFRK; encoded by the coding sequence ATGATCGGTTTGAAAACCATCGTCCTCCTCACGATTTCGAATATTTTCATGACCTTCGCCTGGTACGCCCACCTGCGCGACCTGAAGGACAAGCCGTGGTGGATCGCGGCGTTCCTTTCCTGGGGCGTCGCCCTTTTCGAGTACCTGTTCCAGGTGCCCGCGAACCGGATCGGCCACCAGGCGTTCAGCGTCGCCCAGTTGAAGATCATGCAGGAGGTGATCACCCTGACGGTGTTCGTTCCCTTCGCGATTTTCTTCATGAAGGAAAAGATCACGTGGAACTACCTGGGCGCGGCGGCCTGCATGGCGGGCGCGGTGTTCTTCATCTTCAGGAAATGA
- a CDS encoding tryptophan-rich sensory protein, whose protein sequence is MAVIFCIWGFLALTIRSAEKVDHLSAILLLPYLLWIMYATYLNAAIGWLNRA, encoded by the coding sequence CTGGCCGTCATCTTCTGCATCTGGGGTTTCCTGGCGCTCACCATCCGCAGCGCGGAAAAGGTGGATCACCTTTCCGCGATCCTGCTCCTGCCGTATCTGCTGTGGATCATGTATGCCACCTACCTGAACGCGGCCATCGGCTGGCTCAACCGGGCGTGA
- a CDS encoding tryptophan-rich sensory protein yields MTDEEAPPGRVSAWLWPIAGALVCLGLGTAVGLTMEKGGGEWYQDLMKPPGNPPPWVFGPVWGVLYVLMGVAAGRLIHLRAMGTVTLFVIQFVLNLAWTPVFFGAHAIG; encoded by the coding sequence ATGACCGATGAAGAAGCACCTCCCGGAAGAGTTTCCGCATGGCTCTGGCCCATCGCCGGTGCGCTGGTCTGCCTCGGCCTGGGCACCGCCGTCGGCCTCACCATGGAGAAGGGCGGCGGGGAATGGTACCAGGACCTGATGAAACCTCCGGGAAATCCACCGCCGTGGGTGTTCGGTCCGGTGTGGGGTGTCCTCTACGTCCTGATGGGCGTCGCCGCAGGTCGTCTCATCCACCTCCGCGCGATGGGGACGGTGACGTTGTTCGTCATCCAGTTCGTCCTGAACCTCGCGTGGACTCCGGTCTTTTTCGGCGCGCATGCCATCGGCTAG
- the hemL gene encoding glutamate-1-semialdehyde 2,1-aminomutase: protein MSSSSISSKLFATAKTLIPGGVNSPVRAFRNVGGEPFFVRRAKGSRIEDVDGKTYIDYIGSWGPNILGHAPTVITNTIHEVAKDGVSFGIPNPYEVEMARTIVEWVPSVEKVRMCSSGTEATMSAIRLARGYTKRDYIVKFDGCYHGHSDSLLVAAGSGALTHGEPDSAGVPAAFAEKTIVLPYNDVEALENLFAAQGELIAAIIVESYPANAGLVFPKPGYLDLLSSITKKYGALLIFDEVMTGFRLGRAGVQGLENLTPDLSCFGKVIGGGLPVGAFGGRADVMDMLAPIGPVYQAGTLSGNPLAMAAGLAQLKELAKPSGFARLDQLGAHFEQGLRGVMEEKGIPYRLNRVGSMFCLFFTDREIVNVNDVMKQDLELFRKFFWGCLEEGIYIAPSPYETGFLSLAHTEADLDDTLSVFAKVLSNI, encoded by the coding sequence ATGTCCTCCTCGTCGATCTCCTCCAAACTCTTCGCCACCGCCAAAACCCTGATCCCGGGAGGGGTGAACTCACCCGTCCGGGCATTCCGGAATGTGGGCGGGGAGCCGTTCTTCGTCCGCCGGGCGAAGGGCAGCCGCATCGAGGATGTGGATGGGAAAACCTACATCGACTACATCGGCTCCTGGGGGCCGAACATCCTCGGCCACGCGCCCACCGTCATCACCAACACCATCCATGAGGTGGCGAAGGACGGTGTCTCTTTCGGCATCCCGAATCCCTACGAGGTGGAGATGGCCCGCACCATCGTCGAGTGGGTGCCATCCGTGGAAAAGGTCCGTATGTGCAGCTCCGGCACGGAGGCCACCATGTCCGCCATCCGCCTCGCGCGCGGCTACACGAAACGCGACTACATCGTGAAGTTCGACGGCTGCTACCACGGCCACAGCGACTCGCTGCTGGTCGCCGCCGGTTCCGGCGCGCTCACCCACGGGGAGCCTGACTCCGCCGGTGTGCCCGCCGCCTTCGCGGAAAAAACCATCGTCCTGCCCTACAATGATGTGGAGGCGCTGGAGAATCTCTTCGCCGCGCAGGGGGAACTCATCGCCGCCATCATCGTGGAGTCGTATCCCGCGAACGCCGGCTTGGTTTTCCCGAAACCCGGTTACCTCGACCTGCTTTCCTCCATCACGAAAAAGTACGGCGCGCTGCTCATCTTCGACGAAGTCATGACCGGCTTCCGCCTCGGCAGGGCGGGGGTGCAGGGGCTGGAGAACCTCACGCCGGACCTGAGTTGCTTCGGCAAGGTCATTGGCGGTGGTCTTCCCGTCGGCGCGTTCGGCGGCCGGGCGGATGTGATGGACATGCTCGCCCCGATCGGCCCGGTTTACCAGGCGGGCACGCTTTCCGGAAACCCGCTGGCGATGGCCGCCGGTCTCGCCCAGTTGAAGGAACTTGCCAAGCCCTCCGGCTTCGCCCGGCTCGACCAGCTCGGCGCCCACTTCGAGCAAGGCCTGCGCGGCGTGATGGAGGAAAAAGGCATCCCCTACCGCCTGAACCGCGTCGGTTCCATGTTCTGCCTGTTCTTCACCGACCGGGAGATCGTCAATGTGAACGACGTGATGAAGCAGGACCTCGAGCTGTTCCGGAAGTTCTTCTGGGGCTGCCTGGAGGAGGGCATCTACATCGCCCCATCGCCCTATGAGACCGGCTTCCTTTCGCTGGCCCACACCGAGGCGGATCTGGATGACACCCTATCGGTGTTTGCCAAGGTGCTCTCCAACATCTAG